The following nucleotide sequence is from Chloracidobacterium validum.
CGATTGTGGATGGGTAAATGTAGCCAGATTTGAGGGCAACAGGCTGTGACTTGCCGTCAACAGTAAGAACAAGCTCCTGCGCTTTGCTGCCACAGGCGATGCTGGATGCCACGACCAACATCAACATCAGTCCGAATGAGCGCACTTGCGGAGCGGAATAACAACTTAGCAGACAGCGCGTCTGACGCAACATGACAAACATCGAAGCAATCTCCCAACGGGTTAGGTGTGTGGAAGCAGCGCTTGATGAGAGTCACCGCTCGCCACAGAGGGGGGCGTCAGTGGCGAAAACATTTTGACGGTCTGGCAGCACGTTACCACGTCAAGGCCAGATTTTCTTGTGGTTGTGTTTTTTGTGGTCGTGTTTTTAGGCTGGCTCCGGCAGCCACAGTACGCCTTTGCGCAGAACCGTGATCTGACTCGGTTGCAGACCGATTTCAAAGGCGTCGCAGGCCGCCGCCGATTCCAGGCAGCGCGTACACAACGCATTCAACTGGCGGCGCACATCGGCTTCGATATGCAGCAGCGTCTCGTGTAGATCGGGATCGCTGATGACGCCACTCAGCGGCTGGTTGTCATCGGCCGCAACGATCAGCCGTTCCCCACTGGAGAAAAGCGCTTCGAGGCGGGTAATCGAAGAGAAAAACTCCTGCCGCCGGTCGGTCAGAATCTCATTGAGCTTGGCTTCTGGGAGGTTCTGCCCAAGGCCCTTGCGCTCCGCTGCGGCCTGCACTTGCAAAAGCTTCAGGTTGACCCGCGCCGTGAGCGCCGCCAACTCGTCCTCGATGCTCTCCGCCGCCGACTCCGCCAGCCGATTGACAAAGCTTTCCCGGCTCTCACCCACGTCAGAAAAAGCATCGAAGTTCTGGTTGAACCACAACCGCAGCTTTTCCCGACGCGACAGCCAGTTCACCAACTCTTCGACGTGGTGGGTCAGCACAGCCGCACCGAGCAGGTAGTCTTGCGTTCGGTGCGGTAAGTCACGCGGCGGGGATTTCCACAACTGCGCGTCCGTCAAGCCAGACGGATCAAGCGGCGGGGACTCCCAATCGGGCGGACCTTCGCCACGGGCGGCCCAGGCTAGAAAGCGTCGCTCATCCGTGTGCTTGATCCGCGCCCGCAAGCTGTGAAACTTCAGACTACATTCCACGAACCACGCCGGACGGTAGCCTGATGACGTATCCGGCACCGGCGCAAGCCAGTACTGCGGCACATCCAGTGTTGGCGGGGGCAAGGTTGTCATGGCAGAGATACAGAGACGCAGGGCGCAAAGGGGGTCACATGCGCTCCGGGGCTTCGATGCCAAGGACGGCCAAAGACGCCCGAAGCCGGTTTTCCACCAGCCCCACCAGCGCAATCAGAAACGTCCGCCGGACATCGTCCGACTCATGGCGGATGTTGTGCCGATTGTAAAACGTGCTGAACATTTGCGCGAGCTGAAAAGCGTACTTTGCCACGACCGCGGGTTCGAGCGATTCGCGCGCTTCATCCAACACCGTGTCATAACGCAGGAGCGTTACCGTCAGCGCCCAAAACTCGTTGGCGCGGTTGCCTTCGTCTTGAAGCCAAGTGGCAAGCCGTGGAAGGTGGTCACGGAGGATGCCGGCCGGGGCCGGGCAGTCCAGCCCAGCCTCGCGCAGCTTGCGGCGGATGCTGGCCATGCGCACCAGTGAGTAGAGCAAATAGACGCCGGTTTCCCCCTGTTCGGCCAGAGCATCGGCAAAATCAAAGGCAATGAGTGTCGTTCGCGCAAACTTGAGTAGAAAGTACCGAACCGCAGCGACGGCAACTTGGTGGGCAATCGTCCGTTGCTCGGCTTCAGGCAGGTCTGGCTGGCTGGCTTGCACATGGGCCAAGGCTTTGCTTTCCAGGCGATCCAGCAACTCGTCGGCCTTCACGCCCAGCCCCTTGCGTCCGCTCATCGAAACGAACGGCCGGCGGCGGTCTTCTTCAGAGAGGGTGAAGCCAAGTTCAAGGCAGCTCGCCGGGGTCAGCGCCACCTTTTCATAGGCGACATGGGCGCTGGCGGCAACGCGGTCACGGACATCGTCCGGGGCTACGGCCAACACACCGCGCTTGACAAACTCCTGGGCATAGCTCTGCCCCACGTCAATGACGTTCAAGTAAGCCACGCCCCGCCCAAACGACGGCGGCGATGGTTGCGCGGCCGGTGGGGTGGCACTTCCCATCCATACGGTGTGCCCATCCGGGTAGCCATAAAACGCGCGGTAATGGAAGTCGCGGTCGAGAACGCCCAACTTCCACAGATGGTAAGCAATGTCCTTGCCGGTGTAATTCACTGTGCCGTTCGAGCGGACAAGAATCTTGTCAGCGTCATGCTCATCATCCGGCGCGGCGGTTGCGCCTTGCTCGGCACGCATCACCCAGCATCCGGCGCGGCGACCTTCGGCTTCATAGACAATGGCACCGGAGGACTGGAGCCGTTCAAACGCATCGGCCCAGAAATCCAGGCGCAAAACGGCGCTTTCACAGGGCAAGACATCGTACTGAATGCCCAACCGCTCCATCGTGATCAAGTGACAGCGGACAATCCGCTCGGCGACGTGTGCGGCAAGCGCCGCCGTCTCGCCCTCGTGCCGCTCGATGGCGTGCAGGGTTTCTGCCCGCAGGCGCAATCGCGTTTCATCCGCGGCGTACCACGCGCCGACGCGGGCGTAGAGGTCCCAGCAGTAGTCATCGAATTTGCCGTCAATCGCCGCGACTTCATCTAGCGATTTCCCTTCAATGTGTTTGAACCCAACGACCACATCCGCCACTTGAACGCCGGTGTCGTCAATGTAGTTGTGGATTTCGACCGTCTCGCCCGTTGCGCGCAGCAAGCGCACCAAAGCGTCACCCAGGACGGCATTGCGCAGGTGCCCGATATGGGCGGCTTTGTTTGGATTGACGCTGGTGTGTTCAACAATCAGCTTGCCGCCAAAGCGCGGCGCCAGCCGAGCCGCCGGGGCTTCGAGTGCGTTGAGAAAAGCATCGGCCCGGTTGAGAAAGAGGTTGACATAACCGGCCCCGGCCACCTCGATGCGCTCAAACACGGATAGTTCAGACCCCAGCTCGGTCGCCAGCGCCTGGGCAATATCGCGCGGCGCGTGTTTTTCGCCGGTCGCTGCCTTGAGCCGCTTGGCAACTTCAAAGGCAACCGGCGTGGCAAGGTCACCCAAGCTTACGTTCGGTGGGAATTCAACCGCCACATCGGCCAAGGCCAGACCAAACCGGCGCTCGACCAAGGCTTTGACCGTTTGGCGAACAGTTTCTCTCAGTTGGTAAAACATCGTTGTGATGGATCGTAGGCAAGATTCAGCGTGAAAACCTACCACTCCGGCCCCAGGTCGGCGCAAGTCGGGGTCGTTTGACCACCAGCAGCAAGCCTCGTTCCGCGCCTAGTTGAAAAACGAACGCTCGCGTCCCAAACTTGGCCGACACCATAACGAATCATGACCGGCTTGGTCAGCCGAGCTGGCAGAACGGCAAGGAAGGTGACTGTCATGATGCGGCAGGCAATCGTATGGACACTGCTTATGAGTGGTTGGTTGGTGTGTGGCGACCGGTTGACAGCCCAGCAACGCCGTCCAGCACCCCGGACGACGCCGGCGCGTCCGGCCGTTCCACCTCAACCGCAGCCATCCACGCCAAAACCGAGTCGCGCCGAACAGCTCTCGATTGAGGAACTCAAGGCCACGCGGGCCGTCATCGAGTCGGCAGCGGGCAACATCGTGCTGGAATTTTTTCCGGAGCGAGCGCCCAATCATGTCCGCAACTTTCTCCGATTGGCAGAACAAGGTTACTACGACGGCACGGAATTCAACCGTATCGTGAAGGATTTCGTCATTCAGGGGGGTGATCCGGCCAAGTGGCCGGCAGATAGTCCCAATCGCAAGCTGCGCTTCGATACGTCGCCACTCAAGGCGGAATTCAACGAAACGCCACACGACAAAGGAATCCTGTCAATGGCCCATGGCAAGGACCCGGACAGCGCGACAACGCATTATTTCATCTGCCTGCGGCGGGCGGAGTCGCTCGACGGCAAGTACACGGCGTTTGGGCGCGTCGTCGAAGGGCTGGAAGTCGTGGACAAAATCGCCGAAACACCAATTCAGCCGGGCGCGGAGGACAAGCCGGCCGAGCGGGTCGAAGTCCGAACGATTCGGGTCATCTATCCAAAGCCTTAGTTGTGCCAAACCACGCTGCAACCGGTCTGCCACGCGCCGTATGGACGCGGCCGACACTCACCCGCCAAGCTCGCTTGGCTGTACGTTCCTGTCCCATTGTTAGTCCCACCAAACTTGAGGTCTCTTGTCATGCGTCACTGCTGGTTGGCCGGTTGGCTATTGATTTGGTTTTCCGCTTCGGGTTGGGCCTTGCCACCCGGCGCGCGCGGCCCAGCTTTTCAGAAGCCGCAGCCGCCACGCCTCGAACCGCTGGCCGAGCGGGTGTCAAGCGAGTACGCGCAACTCTTCAACCGGCGGCTGGCCAACGGTTTGGAGGTTATCGTGTACGAAGATCATGCCGTGCCACTGGTGACGATTGAACTCGCCTGCCGCAACGGTTCTTACACCGAACCGCCGGAACTCAATGGCTTGTCACACCTCTACGAACACATGTTTTTCAAGGCGAATCGCGCGGTCAAAAATCAGGAAGCCTACCTGCGGACGATTGGCGAACTGGGCATCGTTTACAACGGCACGACGCAAACCGAACTGGTCAACTACTACTTCACCACGCTGAGCCGAAACCTTCCGACGGCGCTGCGCTTCATGCGCGACGCCGCCCTGTACCCGGCCTTCGATGAAGAGGAGTTTGCGCGTGAAAAGGAAGTTGTCTTGGGCGAAATTGACCGCAATGAGTCGAACCCCTACTACTACCTCTCGACCGAAATGACCCAGCGGTTGTTCGCCAAGTATCCAAGCCGAAAGAACCCGCTCGGCACACGCGCCACCGTGGCAGCGGCAACGACCGACCAGATGCGGCTTATTCAACAGCGGTACTACCTTCCAAACAATGCTGCGGTGCTTGTAGCCGGGGACGTACAACCTGAAGAAGTCTTTCGTTTGGTGGCGATGTACTTTGGCGAATGGCCGCGCGGCAACGACCCGTTCAAGAAGTACCCGCCGGTTGAACATCCGCCACTCGAAAGAAGCGAAGGCGTCATCGTCACCCAACCGGTGCAAAGTGTGACGGTACAGATTGGTTGGCACGGACCATCAATTGGTAAAGATGACGCCGCTACGTACGCGGCTGATGTGTTTTCATTCATCCTACGCCAGCCCAATTCCCGTTTTCAGCGCGCGCTCGTGGACAGCGGACTCGCCACCGGCGTGGATTTGATCTACATCACCCAGCGCAACGTTGGGCCGATCACGCTGACATTACAGACCACGCCGGAAAAAGCGCGGGCAGCGCTCAAAGCCGTCCACGCTGAAGTCGCGCGATTTGCCGATCCCGACTACTTCACGGATGAAGAACTCGCCATTGCCAAGACCTTGCTCGAAGCCGACGACCTATTTTCCCGTGAGAAGGTGAGCGAGCATGTGCATTCGCTGAGCTTCTGGTGGGCTTCGACCGGACTGGATTACTTCCGCGGCTACCTGCCGACGCTCCGCCAGACGTCACGCGCTGACATTCAGCGTTACTTGCGCCGCTATGTCATCGGGCAGCCGCATATCACGGTGGCCATGCTGTCGTCAGACGCACAGGCAAGCCTGAAGTTGACGGACGCCGAACTGATTGGCGCGGCGCCGGTGGCACCCGCTTCTGGTCAATAGCCGAGCGCCCGCAGGCGTTCGGCAGTGAGCGGCGGCGTGGCGGCTGACGGTGACGGCGCTTGCAACAGACGCTCAACGTACTTAGCCAGCACATCGGCTTCGAGATTGACCGCTGCGCCCGGCTTAAGCTTAGGCAGCGTCGTCCAGTTGAGCGTGGCGGGAATGACCGCCACCTCAAACCAGTCTTCGCCAAGCGTCGCCACTGTCAAGCTCACGCCGTCCACGGCAATGCTGCCCTTGCGAACCAGGTAACGCCCAATGTCCGGTGGAAAACCGAAGCGCATCGTGACGGCATTCCCAAGTGGGCGACGGGCGAGAAAGTGACCGACGGCATCCACATGGCCCTGGACGATATGACCGCCGAGCCGCGCGCCGACGGCCAGGGCGCGCTCCAGGTTCACGTCATCTCCGGTCTTGCGTTCGGCCAGGTTTGACACCCGGAGCGTTTCTTCCGAAACATCTACCGTGAAGCTCCTAGCGGTCAGTGCCGTGACGGTCAGGCACACGCCGTTGACGGCGATGCTGTCGCCCAGCTTGGTGTTTTCCAAAACGACCTGCGCGCCCACCGTCAGCGCGCCGCCGGTTGAGCGCCGGTCAAGTCGTTCTAAACGGCCGACCTCTTCGATGATGCCGGTAAACATAGCGCAGGCTAGGCGTACGCGGGCGCATTGCCCGGTCGCCACTTGATGTTGCACCCAATGCTGGGCTTTTGCTCGCCGAGGGGAGGTTCGCCGGCCAATGCTGCGTCCAATGCGCGCCGAAGATCGCTCCCCGTGACCGGAACACCATTGCCGGGACGGCTATCGTCCATCTGCCCACGGTAAACCAGCGCGCGCGCACGATCATAGACGAAGAAATCCGGCGTGCAGGCCGCTTGAAAAGCCTTGGCAACTTCTTGGGACTCGTCATACCCATAAGGAAATTGGAAGCCCAACTCCCGCGCCATGGCGCGAAGCGACTCCGGCGCATCGTCCGGGTAAGCGGCAGCATCGTTTGAACTGATGGCCAGAACGCCGACACCCCGCGCCAAGTATTCATTGGCCAGCGCCGTGAGTGCTTTTTCGACATGCTTGACGTATGGGCAGTGCCGACAAATGAACATCACCAGCAATACTGGACGGTCAGCAAATGTTGCCAGTGAGATGGCGCGTCCGGTTGTGACATCGGTCAGGGTAAAATCCGGCGCTGGCGTGCCCAGCGCCAGCATGGTTGATGGCGTGAGTGCCATAGGTTAGCTCCTTGCCCGCGACAGTTCTTTTCTCGGCTATTTCTACGCTGAATTGACGTGGCTGGCAACGGACGGACGCTCTGGCAAGTGGCCGCTTCATGGCGCGCCATAGCGACGCAACAACGCCACCATGTCGTCGTGGCCCTGCCCCAGCGCCAACGTGAGTGCCGTTTGTCCGTTCTTGTCAGCCAGGTTGACCGTTGCCCCTTTTTCAAGCAGCAGTTCGGCGATGGGCAGCCGATTGAACAGCGCGGCAAACATGAGCGCCGTAGCATCATTGGCATTGACGGCATTGACCTCTGCGCCGTGTGCCAGTAGTTCCTGGGCGATGCCAAGATGCCCCTTGAAGCCGGCGGCCATCAGCACGGTATTGCCGAGCTTGTCGGCGGCATTGGGGTTGGCTTTGTGCTTGAGCAGAAACGTGACCAAGTCGGCGTGGCCGTAGTATGCCGCCAGAATGAGCGGAGTTGAGCCGCGCGCGTCAGTTTGCTCGATGTCGGCCCCGGCTTCGAGCAACGCCGCCACGGCCGGCACATCGCCCGCGCGCGCGGCATCAAGGAGCGTCGGCGGTTGTGGTTGCTGACCGAGCGCCAGAGCCGACAGGCCAAAGCATAGGCAAGCGACGACGACCAAGGCGCGGCATCCTGCCAGGGACGGCTGCCCACGGCGCGTTTTGACCAGTCTGAACACCATATCGAAACCTCCTCACTTGAAGTAGCGCCGTCGTAAACGGTGGCAGGTCAGTGGCGACCTGCCACCACCGGATGACGACCCGACTACTGGAGCGTTTGGGCTACCGCCTTCACGTCCGCCAGCGGCAACCCAAGGGCTTGGGCAAGGCGCGTGCCGTAGTCCTGGTCAGCCCGGTAAAAGTGGCTCACCATTTTGATCTGGATGTCCCGGTTGCGAACCTGCTTGAGATCGCCAGACAAATTCGCAATCAAGCTGGCGCGCTCGGCTTCACTGAAGGAGCGATAGAGGTCGCCAGCCTGCGCAAAGTCGTTCCGCTTTGAGATGGTACGCTGTTGGGTCGTTCCCGCCAACGGCATCGGTGTGCTGGTGTATCCAGCCTTGGCCCGGTAAGGCGCAACGGCGTCGCTGGCATGGTAGTTCGTGTCCGACGCCGTCCGTCGGGCGCTGAGTGCGCCGTCCTG
It contains:
- a CDS encoding arginine--tRNA ligase, with the translated sequence MFYQLRETVRQTVKALVERRFGLALADVAVEFPPNVSLGDLATPVAFEVAKRLKAATGEKHAPRDIAQALATELGSELSVFERIEVAGAGYVNLFLNRADAFLNALEAPAARLAPRFGGKLIVEHTSVNPNKAAHIGHLRNAVLGDALVRLLRATGETVEIHNYIDDTGVQVADVVVGFKHIEGKSLDEVAAIDGKFDDYCWDLYARVGAWYAADETRLRLRAETLHAIERHEGETAALAAHVAERIVRCHLITMERLGIQYDVLPCESAVLRLDFWADAFERLQSSGAIVYEAEGRRAGCWVMRAEQGATAAPDDEHDADKILVRSNGTVNYTGKDIAYHLWKLGVLDRDFHYRAFYGYPDGHTVWMGSATPPAAQPSPPSFGRGVAYLNVIDVGQSYAQEFVKRGVLAVAPDDVRDRVAASAHVAYEKVALTPASCLELGFTLSEEDRRRPFVSMSGRKGLGVKADELLDRLESKALAHVQASQPDLPEAEQRTIAHQVAVAAVRYFLLKFARTTLIAFDFADALAEQGETGVYLLYSLVRMASIRRKLREAGLDCPAPAGILRDHLPRLATWLQDEGNRANEFWALTVTLLRYDTVLDEARESLEPAVVAKYAFQLAQMFSTFYNRHNIRHESDDVRRTFLIALVGLVENRLRASLAVLGIEAPERM
- a CDS encoding peptidylprolyl isomerase; its protein translation is MMRQAIVWTLLMSGWLVCGDRLTAQQRRPAPRTTPARPAVPPQPQPSTPKPSRAEQLSIEELKATRAVIESAAGNIVLEFFPERAPNHVRNFLRLAEQGYYDGTEFNRIVKDFVIQGGDPAKWPADSPNRKLRFDTSPLKAEFNETPHDKGILSMAHGKDPDSATTHYFICLRRAESLDGKYTAFGRVVEGLEVVDKIAETPIQPGAEDKPAERVEVRTIRVIYPKP
- a CDS encoding M16 family metallopeptidase, whose protein sequence is MRHCWLAGWLLIWFSASGWALPPGARGPAFQKPQPPRLEPLAERVSSEYAQLFNRRLANGLEVIVYEDHAVPLVTIELACRNGSYTEPPELNGLSHLYEHMFFKANRAVKNQEAYLRTIGELGIVYNGTTQTELVNYYFTTLSRNLPTALRFMRDAALYPAFDEEEFAREKEVVLGEIDRNESNPYYYLSTEMTQRLFAKYPSRKNPLGTRATVAAATTDQMRLIQQRYYLPNNAAVLVAGDVQPEEVFRLVAMYFGEWPRGNDPFKKYPPVEHPPLERSEGVIVTQPVQSVTVQIGWHGPSIGKDDAATYAADVFSFILRQPNSRFQRALVDSGLATGVDLIYITQRNVGPITLTLQTTPEKARAALKAVHAEVARFADPDYFTDEELAIAKTLLEADDLFSREKVSEHVHSLSFWWASTGLDYFRGYLPTLRQTSRADIQRYLRRYVIGQPHITVAMLSSDAQASLKLTDAELIGAAPVAPASGQ
- a CDS encoding riboflavin synthase, with the protein product MFTGIIEEVGRLERLDRRSTGGALTVGAQVVLENTKLGDSIAVNGVCLTVTALTARSFTVDVSEETLRVSNLAERKTGDDVNLERALAVGARLGGHIVQGHVDAVGHFLARRPLGNAVTMRFGFPPDIGRYLVRKGSIAVDGVSLTVATLGEDWFEVAVIPATLNWTTLPKLKPGAAVNLEADVLAKYVERLLQAPSPSAATPPLTAERLRALGY
- a CDS encoding thioredoxin family protein — protein: MALTPSTMLALGTPAPDFTLTDVTTGRAISLATFADRPVLLVMFICRHCPYVKHVEKALTALANEYLARGVGVLAISSNDAAAYPDDAPESLRAMARELGFQFPYGYDESQEVAKAFQAACTPDFFVYDRARALVYRGQMDDSRPGNGVPVTGSDLRRALDAALAGEPPLGEQKPSIGCNIKWRPGNAPAYA
- a CDS encoding ankyrin repeat domain-containing protein; amino-acid sequence: MVFRLVKTRRGQPSLAGCRALVVVACLCFGLSALALGQQPQPPTLLDAARAGDVPAVAALLEAGADIEQTDARGSTPLILAAYYGHADLVTFLLKHKANPNAADKLGNTVLMAAGFKGHLGIAQELLAHGAEVNAVNANDATALMFAALFNRLPIAELLLEKGATVNLADKNGQTALTLALGQGHDDMVALLRRYGAP